The following proteins come from a genomic window of Macrobrachium rosenbergii isolate ZJJX-2024 chromosome 39, ASM4041242v1, whole genome shotgun sequence:
- the LOC136825619 gene encoding golgin subfamily A member 6-like protein 7, giving the protein MENEKLDKGREDLRKGREKLRKFLHAFSLEKEAFRKEKEDYSMKKEALKRENEALVEAQEYLGTDAQAFAEEDAFRTEFIQEREELNRQRVEIIKERENLEKDARALLLDKEAFRKEKEEFSKQTEELNRQRKDLIQNQQLLLQREQGMILEGEALQREAEAFGTEILKMREELKKDQGDLIAVKEKLMKRVRDLNLEREAFEKEKKVLNVSLNERTRELEVIRQGEKLFKHAIEQFECEKDVFCKEKEAFAREKELFYRQARRRNFRK; this is encoded by the coding sequence ATGGAGAACGAAAAACTGGACAAGGGCCGAGAAGACCTCAGAAAGGGGCGAGAGAAACTCCGTAAGTTTCTGCATGCCTTCTCTCTGGAGAAAGAGGCCTTCCGGAAAGAGAAGGAGGATTACTCTATGAAGAAAGAAGCactgaaaagggaaaatgagGCCCTCGTTGAGGCACAAGAGTATCTAGGGACGGATGCACAGGCCTTCGCTGAAGAGGACGCCTTCAGAACGGAATTCATtcaagagagagaagaactaAATAGGCAAAGAGTGGAGATCATCAAGGAGCGAGAAAATCTCGAGAAGGATGCACGGGCCCTCCTTCTGGATAAGGAGGCCTtcaggaaagagaaggaggagttCTCTAAACAAACAGAAGAATTGAACAGACAAAGAAAAGACCTAATTCAAAACCAGCAGCTGCTCCTTCAGAGGGAACAGGGCATGATACTGGAAGGAGAGGCCCTCCAGAGAGAGGCAGAGGCCTTTGGTACGGAAATCCTCAAGATGAGAGAGGAACTAAAAAAAGATCAAGGTGACCTAATCGCGGTAAAAGAAAAGCTCATGAAGCGTGTCCGAGACCTTAATTTGGAGAGAGAAGCCttcgagaaagaaaagaaggtcCTCAACGTCTCACTGAATGAGAGGACCAGAGAATTAGAAGTCATTAGACAGGGAGAAAAGCTCTTTAAGCATGCCATTGAGCAGTTCGAGTGTGAGAAGGATGTCTTCTGCAAAGAGAAAGAAGCCTTCGCTCGAGAGAAAGAGTTGTTTTATCGACAGGCTAGAAGAAGAAACTTTCGGAAGTGA